Below is a window of Syntrophomonas wolfei subsp. wolfei str. Goettingen G311 DNA.
AAATAACCATGGTATGGTTTTCGTTTTTCGGGATGTAACCGAATTGCGCAAAGCCGAATCCCAGTTGGCTCTATCTCAAAAATTAGAATCTATCGGCCAGCTGGCCGCAGGCATTGCCCATGAGATAAACAACCCCATGCAGTATATCGGGGATAACCTATCCTTTCTAAATGAGGCCTTTGCCAATATTTTCTCCATATTAGAGCAAGTCAAAGCACTTGCCAGTTCCCAAGATATATCGTCATCTATTCTAGATTTAGTAAAACTCTTAGAAAAATCCCAAAGGGAACTTGATTTCTTTCGAAATGAGATTCCCCAGGCTATTCAACAATCCCTCGAAGGGGTAACAGGCGTTTCTGATATTGTGACCGCTCTAAGGAATTTTGCTCACCCCGGATTCGGCGAAAAACAAATAGCCAACATCAACAATGCCATAATGGGAACGGTCTCCATTGCTAAAAATGAATGGAAACACTTAGCAGATCTGGAGTTGAATCTGGGTAACGATCTTCCTGCTGTTAAAATGGTGGTTAATCAAATTAACCAGGTGCTATTGAATATAATTGTTAACGCCTCGCACAGCATACAGGACGCCATTGAAAAGGGCCTTTACCCCAAGGGAAAAATTGTTGTTAGTAGCCTGATAAATGAATCTTATGTTGAGATACGAATTTCCGATAACGGTATGGGTATTCCCGATACAATAATAAATAAAGTATTTGATCCCTTTTTTACTACCAAAGAGGTTGGTAAGGGCACCGGTCAGGGCCTGGCCATTTCCCATGATATCATCGTAAATAAGCATAATGGGTCGATTGAGCTGGAATCCGAAGTTGGCCGGGGTACCACTTTCTATATTAGATTGCCCATTGAGGGTTCGATATGAGGTTTAGGGGGTTAAGCTGATGAATAAAAAGATATTGCTGGTTGATGATGATGAAAAGATCCTGGCATCTTATAGAAGGCAATTAGGCTTGCGCTTGGAGCTTCTTACCGCCAACAATGCGGAAAAAGGCTGGGAAATTTTGCAAAAGCATGGTCCCATAGCCGTAGTTATATCAGATTACAAGATGCCGGGTGTAGATGGCATTGCCTTTTTAGAAAGAGTAAAAGAAATAGCACCCGATACGGTTAGAATCATGTTAACCGGCTATGCCGATATAGATATGGCCATAAACGCCGTTAACCAGGGTAATATTTTTCGCTTTCTGACCAAGCCCTGCCCGATTAAGGATTTCGTTTATGCCATAGCTGCCGCCCTGGAACAATACCGGCTTATATGCTCCGAGCGCGAACTGCTGGAACAAACCTTGAAAGGAAGCATAAAGCTGCTTATTGATATACTATCCATATCTAAGCCCCAGGAATTCAATCAGCTCTCCCGCCTGCGTAATCTGGCCAAAAGAATAGCTCTGCGTCTTAATGTGGAAAAACCCTGGGAACTGGATTTGGCCTTGATGCTATCCCCCATCGGTCTCATTACCATTCCCGAGTATATTCTGCAAAAACGAAATTCCGGAGAGTATTTATGTCCCGATGAAGAAAAAATGTACCAGTCACATCCAGCTACAGCCAAAGATCTATTATCTAACATCCCTCGCCTGGAGAATGTGGCCGAAGCTATTGCCTATCAGATGAAAAACTACCATAGCCAGGAGCCCTGTTCTGGACTTGCCGAAAAGGAGATACCTCTGCTCGGGCGTATTCTCAAAGTAGTTTTGGACTTTAATACGCTGATAAAAAAAAGCTGGTCGGCCACCTATGCCCTGGATTACCTGCAAAAAAATGCGGATTATTATGACCCCGAGGTTCTCTCCGCTTTGATTATTGAAGTCCAGAACCTCAAGGACTGGTCAAAAGAAGCTGCTGATGGCCGCCTGATAAAAATCAAGGATATTAAAGTAGGTATGGTATTGCTGAATGATTTGCAGGATGATAATGGTTTGGTTCTTCTTCCTCAAGGCCAGGAGATTTCCCCCGTTTTGCAGAAACGCCTTTTAAATTTTGCTGAGAAATCCCGTATCCGTGATACGGTCCGCGTGCTAGAACCCCTTGGCGATAAAGCAGCAGGAAATCCCTTTGGCGAAAATTAACGAACTGATATTTAATTATCCATTTCTTCACCTGACAAAAAGTGGTCGATGATAAAAGACTTCACCCGGGCAAAATATAGTGCAGGACTTTTTTGGGAGGTGAAGAGTTTGGTTAAAAAAGCAAAAAGTGTTGCCAGGAAGAGAATGCCAGACCCAAGCGTGCTGGACGGCATCCCTGCTAAAGACCCCCATGCGGAGTATGCCAAGAAAGATACCCTTTTCAAACAACGCCGAGGAGCCCAAAGATAGTCCCAATAATAACGGGGGCCATATTGGCCCCCGTTTTATGCTTTTCCTTTAATACCCGCGAGGACCAAATCCCGTTGAAGGTTTCCCTTGTCTGCCTCTACCAGTGATTCCTGTATATCTATTAATAAAATCTCCGAAAGTCTGGGGCATTTCACTAGGCTGCAGCCCAATGGGATATTAACCCAAAGTATATCTTGTTCAATCATAGTCATTTTAGCACCAATGACTATGATTCTTTATTTGTGGCTATAATTATGATACTATTCTTTATAGAAACATAGTCAAATTGTTTGTAAATGAATATGTTTATTGGGGTTGATTATAATTATGATGTCCTTTCGCGAAGATAAGCTACTGGCCACGAATGTTCCCATGCGCATCGTTAGTTTAATATCAAAAATAAATGAGTATAAGGGGAAGCAAGTCCTTTATAACCAGCAGGCTCCCGAGGTTTTAAATACTCTTAAAAATGTTGCCATCATCCAGAGTACCAGAGCCTCAAATAGCTTAGAAGGCATAACCATTAAAGATACACGGTTAATTGATATTATGCAGAATAAGGTACAGCCGGCCAATCGTTCAGAAGGAGAAATAGCGGGTTACCGGGATGTATTGGCAACCATTCATAGTTCTTATGACGCAATTCCGGTAAAGCCTTCGATACTTCTTCAATTTCATAGGGATCTCTACAGATTTATTTCGCTTGAAGGGGGCTCGTGGAAGAACAGCGATAATGCAATTGAAGAGGTATACCCTGATGGGTCAAAGTTTGTTAGATTCAATCCAGTATCCAGTTTTGCCACTCCGGGGGCAATAGAAGAATTATGTAAGTTTTATAATCAATACAGCAATAGTGGTGAGATCGATTCTCTTATGTTAATATCAGCCACCATACTGGATTTTCTTTGCATACATCCCTTTTGTGATGGGAATGGCCGTATGGCAAGGTTGCTAACTTTGTTGCTTCTATATAAAGAAGGTTACGAGGTGGGAAGATTCATCAGTTTGGAACAAATTATTGAAGAGAGCAAGGACGCTTATTATGATACTCTTTATCAATCTTCACAAAATTGGCATGAAGGAAAACATGATCTGTTGATATGGAGCGAATACCTGCTGGGGATTATCCTGGCTGCATATAAAGAACTTATGGATCGGGTAGGTAAAGTTAGCCGCGCGAGGGGCAATAAAGCTATGCGGGTGGAAGAAACCATAGATCATTTTGTAAGCAATTTTTCTATTAATGATATCAGACGCAGATGCCCAGATATTAGCCCTTCGACTATTAATCGGGTGTTAGCCAAACTTAGAGATGCAAATAAGATCGAAGTGTTAGGAATAGGACGGGGAGCGAAATGGAAGAAAAATTATTAGTTACTAGATATTTTAGTGGTCAGTATTATTTGATATCCATATCTCACGGGTAAAACTCTTCAAAAGAGAATATTTAATAAGGGTGCTTAAATCACCCGCAGTTGGTACAGCTGATGTCTCCATAGAGCAAGTTCGTGCCCTTAAAAGCCCGGTTTTGATTCTTTAACTACTTGTATCGCATCCGGGGTGGTTTGTGCCCCGTTTTAATTACTATTTGTGCCGCCAGCAATAGCGGCGGAATGGAGGTTATTATGTGTTATTTTATAGGAATTCGAAGCAATTTTCTGCTGGAAAATTACAGGTTTATAGAAGATACTCTGGTATTAGTTACTTATGCTAAACATCAACATCAAAAAGAGAACGATAAATATTACTATCTGTTAACATTACGGGGATGTTCCTGTGATATGGTAAATTCAAAAGACAATGCTTTAAATCAAAGATTCAGGTCTTTTTTATCTAAATTTCCAGGAAACCAGGAATCGGAAGTTATGTTACATTGGGAAGGCGGCGAGATCATTTAC
It encodes the following:
- a CDS encoding HD domain-containing phosphohydrolase — its product is MNKKILLVDDDEKILASYRRQLGLRLELLTANNAEKGWEILQKHGPIAVVISDYKMPGVDGIAFLERVKEIAPDTVRIMLTGYADIDMAINAVNQGNIFRFLTKPCPIKDFVYAIAAALEQYRLICSERELLEQTLKGSIKLLIDILSISKPQEFNQLSRLRNLAKRIALRLNVEKPWELDLALMLSPIGLITIPEYILQKRNSGEYLCPDEEKMYQSHPATAKDLLSNIPRLENVAEAIAYQMKNYHSQEPCSGLAEKEIPLLGRILKVVLDFNTLIKKSWSATYALDYLQKNADYYDPEVLSALIIEVQNLKDWSKEAADGRLIKIKDIKVGMVLLNDLQDDNGLVLLPQGQEISPVLQKRLLNFAEKSRIRDTVRVLEPLGDKAAGNPFGEN
- a CDS encoding Fic family protein, whose amino-acid sequence is MGLIIIMMSFREDKLLATNVPMRIVSLISKINEYKGKQVLYNQQAPEVLNTLKNVAIIQSTRASNSLEGITIKDTRLIDIMQNKVQPANRSEGEIAGYRDVLATIHSSYDAIPVKPSILLQFHRDLYRFISLEGGSWKNSDNAIEEVYPDGSKFVRFNPVSSFATPGAIEELCKFYNQYSNSGEIDSLMLISATILDFLCIHPFCDGNGRMARLLTLLLLYKEGYEVGRFISLEQIIEESKDAYYDTLYQSSQNWHEGKHDLLIWSEYLLGIILAAYKELMDRVGKVSRARGNKAMRVEETIDHFVSNFSINDIRRRCPDISPSTINRVLAKLRDANKIEVLGIGRGAKWKKNY